In Trichomycterus rosablanca isolate fTriRos1 chromosome 2, fTriRos1.hap1, whole genome shotgun sequence, the genomic window ATCGATCGGCCGGTAGCTGGAATCAACCAGTTTTTAGCGTAATTAGCCATAACTGGTGACCGGCCAATCAGTCCAATTTAACCAACTGctggttacatttacatgtgtGCGCGCAAAAAAACATTTGGAACAACAAATTTAATAAGACATTTAAAACAGCATCACCCCGCTGAATATGCAGAAtttaacaaaaagaaaaaaaggcaaAAGCGTTAAGGTTAAAGCTAGCGAGAGCACAGACCTAGACACAAGCCAGCATCTCCTGCTGTTGCAATGAAAAGACAATTACGAGGAAAATCAAACATAATGAATAAACAACATTTTTCTGTAGTTGAGGATACAGACATCTTACAAACATCTGTGGTTTTTGGTCTTTGTTATTCCTTGTTATTCCTACTTGTTAACCTGACATTCGTCTTTTTCTGAAAACCAACTGAGTGTGcaatctgaccacagcacacctttccACTGTTATTCAGCCCATCTTAGATGAGCTCAGGGCCAGAGATCTAGGGAGCATTTATGCACAGAAATGATTTATTGCTTTCTCTTTGTGCAATAGAGTTTCagattgcatttcttaatgGAGAGTTAGACTGTGTTAGGTGACAAGTTTTCCATAGTAAATTTAAGCCCATTTTACTTTAttcataatttatatattttattatcacATTACAGTTTCCTATGCTTGAACATTTATCATAGCTTTGCCCTACATGGGCATTTTTTCCACCATATTTTGAATGATAGAATGGAAATTATTTGAAATTTTGTGTTGTGTTGACTGACGATTCATCGTTAAAAAGACTGAAACTCTAGTGGTACCATTGTTTATAATTCATCATaccttcacctgttaccaatttacttacttatttccATTTCGAGAAGGTGTCACATGATTGATTTATAAACCTTTTACTAattttgccctgtcccaacttttattttgttggagcatcaaatataaaaatgcaatttaacCTCTTCAGCATGAGCGAGTCATTGCTTTCTTATTTGTCAGTTAATTAgagctttaaaatatttagctaaTAACAGAttcctgtttttattgcattgtacAAAATTCCCAATTTCCAAGTAAAAATTAATGTTAGGTCATGAGTTTTTACGTAACTCTTAAATCCTTTATGCATTGCTTATGACTGTTTTAATGCCCTGACATTAGTACACCTTGTAGTGTTATGTTTATCTTAAAATTTTAAGTtgaaatatttataatttaccttGAATAGATTTGGAACactctacatttatttttttattatttggtttcattttactttattatgtgtgtgtttatttttagctgGAGAGCAGTTCATGACTCCAGGGCAAGGCCCCAACATTGGAATGGGTGAGCAATATAACCGAGGTCATCCAGGACCAATGGGCATGCAGATGGGACAACGACAGCAGTATGGACCATATGATAGACGGTAAGGTATTTTATCTTTTCTGCATTCTTTGTATTGTATTATCCAGTCTATAATATGTATAAATTCCAGTTCtaaaattttttttgtaaaatgtaataaaattcagatgtattaatatttacaaaatacaaagggTGGACGCTGCTAAATATGAGCAGAAAGtttatacaaatattttttagattgtttttaaacacaataagCATTTGAATTGGTAATAAGTGAGGGTTTCATGATTGGCCCTGTCAAAGGCACTGTCTTTGTAAGCAAATATGGGTTGTTGCTCATCACTTTGTGCAGAACTTCATGGGCTTGGGAGTAGTTCTATAAACTATTGTCAACACTCCaccactgcattaagaaatgcaacctaaaactttattatgcaaagagaaagccatatatGAATTCTGTACAGAAACACTGTTAGTTCCTTGGGCCCAAGCTTATTTCTGATGAACTATAAGACAGTCGAGACATGTGCTGTGGCCaaatgagtttgtttgttttcggtaaaaaacaatgttttgaAAATGATGCTGAGTTTGCCATGCtaaagataaaaaggaccatccaaactGTTTTCAGCAAAAGTTCCattgctgccatcaaggtgacatCTTTCCCCAGGAAATCCATGATTATTTTATCAAGACAATTACAGGCCTCTTTCTGCCCAGGCTTTAACaatgtggctttgtagacgCAGAGTGTGTGTTCATGACCTGGCCTTATCTCCAGCTCAGATCCATCTCCTATTGATAACGTATGACGCAGCATAAACAGGGAATCACACAACGGCGATCaaggactgttgagcagctgaaatcTTGTATCCAACaagaaaaagtaaacttttCTTTTGCAAAAGTTTGTATCCTCATTCCTAAATGatgaaaagagttgttgatgggAAAATAAGAGTAACATGGTGGTAAACACATTTTGCTAGcatcacatttttacatttgtttatatctACAAAATACTATCAAGTTGGCCAGTTAAACACTATTGCTCTATGcacttaaataaacatttaggacaatttacaaattacattttttacaaaatgtccaaacTGCTCTCGAAATTCTCTCGTATTTTTCTTGTGAAAAGGCAAAGCATAATAagagtttttgtttgtttttcaagTTTAATAGGAAACTATTGTTTAAATAGTAATGTTTTAAATTGCTTTTAGGTTGTTTTGAGGCTTTTTAGGCCATCAGTACTAACAATGGTTATATTGATTGCTGATTTTGTATATGTGTATCTTGTGTGAGAACTAAGTTATGTATCaatccactgaagaacagtttGGTGTTGTACCAATCTaatgtttacaaaataaagtTAATCACATAGCAGTAAACTTATTTTGATATCTACTTACAGACAAGAGCCAGGCATGGATCCAGATGGTACGGGACCTGGAGCTCCACAACCAAACATGATGCCTACTGGTTCTGACCCAGGGATGTATTCACCTAACCGGCCCCAACAGCAGCAAAGGTTtacttttattagtttttagtTCGTTatgccccttttttttttttttttttttttttacatttagcacgtccaatttttcatcccatctatcatcctctcattagtgcggattcctgctcctggttGGGGCTGAcaaggccgttccacgcctcctccgaaacgtgcacagccaatcgaccgtcttatcacccacacttgacgagtgtagcgtggcagagtactgtgcacggaggatcacacactccgccacaccccctcccgtctccatacaggcgccaccaaccagccagcagagggtgcgaccgccccgttcctgagagagcatcccctacggtctcaagtcccaccccccacccggacaacaggccaatcgttgtccatagccgcccagcctcgaccgtgaaggcagagctggattcgaaacgacgctccttcgaaatccagctctggttgcagcgcatgtcttttaccgctgcgccacctgagcggccgttaTGCCTCTTTTAAATGTTAGATTTGTTTCTATTTTGAAACAATCATTATTAAGCTGTGTTTCCTATTTTTTATCTGTAGGCCTGAAATGTATAGTAATCAGTACGTGGGACAAAATGCTCCCCCTGGAGGGCCATATCAAAATCAACAGCCTGGTATCTATCCACAGCAGCAGCCGGTTTGTATAGCTTACCTCACttcctgttttctttttaatgtttgttttatgaCCATTTGCTAAAGTATGACCTAATTTGACACATCTGTTATTTACCTGCAGAATTACCCTCAGAAGCGGCCTGTAGATGGTAGTTATGGTCCTCCATCAAAGCGTCATGAAGGGGAGATGTATCCATTCAGTGGACCACAGCAGCAGGACTCGCAGCCAGTGGGTGCTCACCCAGAAATGTACAACCAGTATAATGCCTACCCTGGTTCAGACCGACGTCCATCTGGTGCACAGAATCAGTTCCCCTTTGGTTTTGGTTGTGATAGAGGACCTAATGCTGTAGGCTCAAACACCCAGTCCTCCATACCACCACAGATCATGGGTAGCTCCATGACATCAGTTCCTGATGGGCCTCAGGGTCGCATCTGGCAGAGCCGCAATGATGTAAACTATCCAAACTTTCCTAACCGACAAGGACCTCCTGGAGTTCCCCCTCAAGGTCCAGGCTATCCCAGCATGAACCGCTCAGAAGACATAGTGCCTTCAGACCAGAGAATGAATCATGAAGGTCTCTGGCCTGACCATGTTAACCAACAGCAGCCATCATATCGACCTGGTGGTTCTGGCCCTCCTATGTCTCGAACGCCGCAGTCCAATTATCAGTCATCTCAGAACCACATTCCACAGGTATCCAGCCCAACTCCAATGCCGAGACCTATAGAGAACAGGAGCTCACCTAGCAAATCCCCATACTTGCACCCTGGGATGAAGATTCAAAAAGCTGGACCTCCAGTCCCAGCCTCACACATAGTCCAAACACCAGTGCAGCCTCCATTAATAAGGAGAGATGTAGCCTTTCCACCCGACTCTGTGGAAGCAACTCGGCCAATTCTCAAACCACGCTGCAGACTAACATCGAAAGAAATTGGTAAGAAGCTGCTAAATTGTTAACTAGGGCTTTTATAATTTAGTTAGTATAGGTGAGTTTCCATGATATTTCGGtacatctgtttttattttttcaatgATTATCTGGGTCTGTCAgttttttatctgtattttaACAAATAGCATATTCCTCATTCAACAAGTTCTTCTGTTTTGTGACAGaactgtacagtggggccaaaaagtatttagtcagccactgattgtgcaagttctcctacttagaaagatgagaggtctgtcattttcatcataggtacacttcaactatgagagacaaaatgagaaaaaaaaaatccaggaaatcacattgtagaatttttaaagaatttatttgtaaattatggtggaaaataagtatttggtcaataacaaatgttcaactcaatactttgtaacataacctttgttggcaatgacagaggtcaaacgtttcctgtaagtcttcaccaggtttgcacacactgtagctggtattttggcccattcctccatgcagatctcctctagactggctaggccactccaggaccttgaaatgctttttacagagccactccttcgttgcccgagcggtgtgtttgggatcattgtcatgctagaagacccagccacgttccatcttcaatgctctcactgatggaaggaggttttggcttaaaatctcacgatacatggtcccgttcattcttcccttaacacggatcagtcgtcctgtcccctttgcagaaaaacagccccaaagcaagaaactcaaactttataacgatataacaataattaaaacaaaatagaaatcttaattagctatattatatatattatatttataagaatagctcacaaacaacccttactttaaatattgtgcagcagaacctccttacattaagaaaagtgcaaaaaggtttcttaaaaggaacacaagcctgtgaaatgagtctgtatcagtatctaggTGAGGGCGGGGCATCAAGTCAtcgctcagctttgattttgtcctcttgtgactggggggtggatggaggtcttaagatctgcttctaacaatatagactacaattcccatgctcccacggactgtcacgtgactagcACATGTCCCTGGTCAGTCaatccagagccgtagatagagagagttgcgacactccttgatctcgccgctacgcggtcatgtggttcatgtaaccctccaatagttccaaacaaacccggcgctgtcatgttctcatatgggaccggcaggagtgaatgaaatattaaacgctaaataataaacatttgtacaatttctgggtattttcacctgcctttacatttactgcatctgctttaatgtcagtttgttatatgaagtggaagattgatgtttataagataagataagataatcctttattagtcccacagtggggaaattcacattgttgcagcagcaaagggatagtacagcactcggtacaaaaaatagacaatgtataataataaaaagtcagaaaaaactCTTTACAGATAACTGCACATGTGAGAATATTGCACATttttatgaataataatttaaagtgtgtgtgtgatctatctggagcagtgctggttgtataatcaaacagcagcaggaaggaaggaatgacttgttaataggtcgttcttgttaacacacagtacattttatcagtacatattagcatacattacataatgcgatatcattaagtagtagagacaatatacagtacagagattagacagtttttttgttttgttttttgcataaactaatctcccttcactttcctgaggattcataataataataataattttggttaaacactaagccatgtggctggattcataaggtttacctgcactgaatgaacagattcataaacacactaccgtaccaaaAATATTATAGTACATGTACATGAaaatagcattcattcatctcttatttcatgagtgattaataattgattcctacatgtaatacattaatgaattcattttgAATATGCACacgttcattttgtctaatgtaagtggtggacaaggtacacaaaccatgtagctgagttaaagtagagatatccaaggtaaaatattactccagtaaaagtagtagtaaaagtaaaaaatactctttaccttcaaatgtacttaagtatgaaagtaaaagtagcatgatttattatggctctaatgttttatgatcatttctgtaacaagactcttgattaatcaactcattttaggtgaaaagactcgtgtcattaatttagcttaactgactaagctaaattgggttatacctattaattaaaataaacatgtaacattttaacagtattaagtatatttaaaacaaagcaacatacagctgaaaatgcttgataagtagtggaaatgaatggggctctatgggttgttgggaactattcagagctccacaacccggaagctgcacagaaaaatgtcccgcccccgttacaacggttccctataggagtgtcgccactctgttctctctaccactCCGAGTCGAGCTCATCGGCTCCGGAGTTGTGATTCAGTTCggctgtgtttgattcagtgaatcttaattaaactcttctgtttgtgtgtctcgttttgccgatcgtgtttgcgctccttatttctgaatctaactgTTACCGTGTATGACACTTGTTTACTGTtacttccgtttactgttttagttttcgCTGGTTTTTGGACTGGTTTTGTACcctgtttttgccttttttatattaaactttccctgatttatatttcgcgagcgtctgctcagtttctgccttgtgacatgttagtattttaattaaaatataaagtatgtaaacaatcgcgattgtcacatttctaacatcgggtgaaaacgtttatgcgaattaaccgaattaatcgtgaaaatcgccagCCCtagcctggacatgtactggcttaagcagggggacacgcctggcactgcaggatttgagtccctctcagcgtagtgtgttactgatggtagcctttgttactttggtcccagctctctgcaggtcattcatcaggtccctccgtgtagttctgggatttttgctcaccgttctcatgatcattttgaccccacgggatgagatcttgcgtgaggccccagatcgagggagattatcaatggtcttgtatatcttccattttcttacaattgctcccacagttgatttattcacaccaacttgcttgcctattgtagattcactcttcccagcctggtgcaggtctacaattttcatcctggtgtccttcgacagctctttagtcttggccatggttgagtttggagtctgactgtttgaggctgtggacaggtgtcttttatacagataacgaggtcaaacaggtgccattaatacaggtaacgagtggaggacagaagagcttcttaaagaagaagttacaggtctgtgagagccagaaatcttgcttgtttgtgggtgaccaaatacttattttccaccataatttacaaataaattctttaaaaatcctacaatgtgatttcctggattttttttttcctcattttttctctcttagttgaagtgtacctatgatgaaaattacagacctctctcatctttctaagtaggagaacttgcacaatcagtggctgactaaatactttttagccCCACTGTACAAAAAACACTGACTCATGTTTCCAACCCAgttgttttttgttgtgttgtgcattttctatttttaaagctgctttgagtTTTCTTTTATGATGCATTAATGTCTCCCTTTGTcatcctgttttatttaaacttgtattaatacattttgtatGTACAGGAACACCAGAAGCCTGGAGAGTCATGATGTCCCTCAAATCAGGGTTATTAGCAGAGAGCACTTGGGCCTTGGACACCATTAATATTCTTTTATATGATGACAATAGCATTTCCACCTTTAACCTGTGTCAGGTAAGACTTGCTGCCTGTGAAGGTCTACTGTACTGTCGATATAACGAGCATACcacattttcttacacatttttGTTGTTTCAGCTTCCTGGTTTCCTTGAACTGATAGTGGAATACTTCCGTAGATGTCTTATTGAGATTTTTGGCATCCTAAAAGAATATGAGGTTGGGGATCCTGGGCAGCAAACACTTACTAACCCGGATGCCGTGGACACTGATATGTCTGATGAAGAAGGCCCAGAGGCAGAACAAGTAGATAatgtggaagaagaggaagaggaagaggagAAGAACAGCCATCAGACATCTCGGATCCAGGTCAAGCAGGAGATAGATGAGTCTACAGAGGACCAGGACGAGAAAAAGGAATGTTCTTCAGTCAAAGCATCTAGGTTGTCACCACCTTTACATGACAGCACTGTGCTGCAAGAGAAGCCCAAACAGGCTAGCAAATTTGACAAGCTTCCTATTAAAGTTGTACGAAAAAGAGATCTATTTGTCATTAATCGCACAAGCAAGTTGGGCCGGCGGCAGACCTTTGACAGTGGCTTGATTCACTGGAGTGTTGGTGGAGGAGATACCACTGAGCACATCCAAACCCACTTTGAGAGCAGGATGGAGCCAAAAAGAGTTTCCACTAATACAGAGCCTAAGCCATTTTGTTTCACAGATCACTCAAGAACTCAGATGTGTGTACAGCACCAACAACCAGAGCCACAGCTCTCCTCCGACCATCTGTCAGCAGAATTAAAGAACGTATCAAAAGCCATTAAATCAGCTAGCATAGCGACTGCCTTTGCTTTTGATGTGACGGCACGGCCAGAGTCTGTTGCTGAGGAAGCATTACAGGGCAGCACAGAGAACAAGAGGGTAAATGATAAATTCTTGCTGAGCAACAAACTGGCAGAGAAGAGCAGCTGTGCAAAGATTCTGGAGGATGAGCCCCACAGCAAGGACGAAACCCCACTGTGCACGTTATCGGACTGGCAGGACTCACTGGCTCGTCGCTGCATATGCATTTCGAACATTGTTCGCAGCCTCTCCTTTATCCCTGGTAACGATAATGAAATGTCCAAGCACCCAGGCCTGTTGCTGATTCTGAGTCGTGTGGTGCTCTTGCACCATCGACACCCTGAGCGCAAGCAGGCTCCTGTCACTTATGAgaaagaagaggaggaggatgaaggaGTCAGCTGTGAGCAAGATGAGTGGTGGTGGGACTGTCTAGAAGTTTTAAGAGAAAATTGTCTGGTGACATTAGCAAACATCTCAGGCCAACTGGACCTATCCATATACCCTGAGAGTATCTGCCTGCCATTGCTGGATGGACTCCTCCACTGGGCCGTTTGCCCCTCAGCCGAAGCCACTGACCCCTTTCCCACACTTGGGCTAAATGGTACATTGTCACCCCAGAGACTGGTCCTTGAGACTCTTAGCAAGCTCAGTGTCCAGGACAACAATGTTGACCTCATTCTGGCCACGCCACCCTTTAGTCGCTTGGAGAAACTCTTTAGTTCAGTGGTGCGCCTAGTTGGTGAACGTAAGGTGCCAGTGTGCCGGGAGATGGCCATAGTGCTGCTGGCCAATTTGGCCCAGGGTGACAGCATGGCAGTCAGGGCCATTGCCATGCAAAAGGGCACTGTGGGAAACCTTCTAGGCTTTCTGGAGGACAGTCTAGCAGCTAAACAGTTCCAGCAGAGTCAGAGTTCATTGCTGCACCTGCAGGGGGCACACTTTGAGCCCACTAGTGTGGACATGATGCGGCGGGCTGCCTGTGCTCTGCATGCCCTCGCCAAAGTTGAGGAGAACCAGTCTGAGTTTATGTTGTATGAGTCACGGCTACTGGATGTATCTGTATCCCCCCTCCTAAACTCAGTGGTGTGCCATGTGATCTGTGATGTACTGTTTCAGATTGGCCAGTCATGACAGCTGTGGGATTTATTCCTCTCCTCCCTTTTCTTTTCTAAGTCTGTGTATGAGTGAAGAAAATGTGACAGTGGAAATTGATTGCgtgttcttttttaatttatgcaAATCACCTCAGATTACACCGTTTCTACTTTCACCTCTTTCTGTAATAAGGATTTTACAAGTGATTTCACGAAGTGGATTTAACACATGATGAAACAAAAAGCAACTAACAGATAAATGACAGACACTGCAAATGAGCCTGTGGAAATGTACTGCCACTTCAGAAggacttttttaattaaatgaaaattagatttaaaaaaatttaatgaaaCTGTTACCAAAGTTGCTGTCACGTTTACAATGAGTTTGGGAAATAAAATTGCCAAAAATACTCCTTTGGGTTGGCAGGCACAAAGACCACCATTATCTAGTTTAATGCTTTGAGACTATATAGTTTCAGACTTTTATGTTTGGTGTAAGTTGTTGTAACTTGGCTGAAAGCCCATGAACCAGGTCATTGGCTGTAAACAGACATTTATAAATGGGAGGCCTGTGCAGTAGATCgtaggatttttttttgtactgtacACAGTAAAAATAGAAACTGTAAACATACTGTAATAATACTGTTTTACACTGAGATGAAGCTGACTTGGCAGCAAAAACTGTAGTTTTTAAGATGATTTTAGCTCTTGTTGAGAGAGGGGGGGAAATATTTCCCCCAAACTATTGTGAACCTACAACACCCTGACCTCTTTGTCCCATGATTGTATGACTTGACCCttcaagaaaaaaaaccttAGGACTGGTCTTGAGCTACAAGTGCAGTCTAGGCTAAGATGTAAATAATGATGTATAATACACTCTGATCTTTCTTTCTCTCACTTTATGGCACTCCACCATTTTTAATCTTTGATGAATTAAAGATTACACCTAAGATCCCTTCATTGCGCTTTgccatgtgtttatttattctttcctaTTTACCTGGGGCatgtttttttagtttgttttactgTGACCCTAAATGGTTCactttataaaaagaaaaaaattaaagacaAGTTTATGGCTACCAGTGAGCTCTACGTTAACCAAACAGACATTCCCCTAAAAGTAACTCTGTTAGCCCAAGTCCTGTGAACCCTACATAGGTGTATTTTAAATGTAGctacattttaatgtaaaaacctATTACCCCTCTTTTCAATTAATAAAGATCATTTATTCAGAATGAAATCTTTATACATGTTCCGAGTGTtaagaataaatgtatataaaatcttTGTAAGATGTTTGTGATTTATTTACAAAGATACCTCCaattaaagaaagaattttaGAGGTAAAACTTTTTTGTGAATTTAGTCTTTCAACATATGAACAAATCTGATTGTGATTCTAGTTTTTTCTAGTGGCCATATAAAAACATACTCACTGCATGTTGCCAAAAAGCTCTCTCTTATCtatgtttctattttttttaatctgacaATAGAACCTGGGTTCAAAAAAGTTTCAGCAGTTTGTGAAGGTGCTCATCAAGTTtaacaaaattaaacatttttgctttgtcAATTTGTGTTTTCAAAGATTCGAAACATAGGTTTGAGTAAAATAAATTGAAtacttaaaattatttttatataaaaagaagcacATTTAATAACAAAATTACTTTTTTGGAATAcaatctatgtatgtatgtatgatcctattacatttttttattgaaaatctCCTGATATAAcaatattattcatccctaattaAATGCCTTTTGGCATgcctttaaaagtttaaattcTTGGGTACAAAATGCTACCTAAATGTTACCTAACAGTTGTTCTTTATGCTCTTTAACCAGTCCATTCACTACATGCATTCTTATTCAGGTTGGGTTATTAAAGCCCCAGTTTTAACTTTCCAGTTATTGGCTTGACAGTTGGTATAAGGATTTTTAGACATGTTTaattttagtctttgtttattcatgtttttgtcTCATATTTCTGTGTTGTATAATATTTATCGTGATGACTAGGGAATTTGACACATCACACCAGTACAATATAATGGATACATGCTAATCAGTTTTGTTTAGTGTGGGCTTGAAACTAGATGTGGGTTTGttcacaaaatacattttttaccctttactttttgttttatttatttatttattttaataaatacattactaTAGGTAATGGGTTATCTGTCACATGTTTTCCAGTGAGAGGTTGGGTTAATTTACcacaaaagtatttttttctgtttattctttttttactgTGTCAAAACGGACTTTACATTTGGTCGTGAAATGTTATAACCAAAGCCCAGTGTGCCCTAAATATACAAGTGTATCACTGCAGATTATTATAAGCacgaaataacaataaaatacgccacattaaaatacaatatgAGTAAATAGGTTtgcatcagaaccacctcagggtaaaacaacagaaaatgtagttaaaatgtgaaatcattaagagtaaaatgtcagttttgtgGAGAGTAGcattagactccggcacccctaattattacagcataacta contains:
- the arid1ab gene encoding AT-rich interactive domain-containing protein 1A isoform X3; amino-acid sequence: MSYGQGPGAYGQNQGNYYGQQGPSPPQGGPQQTSYPQHPSSVPGSQHPYSQPPSGPSHPQGGPSFPQQHQGQSPYPHSPHSQTGQQPYSQSQTSSQSPGTPQSAQGPQQPGYLQPSPGSVQSPQQQPSQQQQPNTGPHQPSSYPQTPPMQPQQQSPFQRFPPPQQELSQDSFTSQTSGPPSNQPLASSKSSTEDGMQGRPSSLPDLGSIDDLPTGTEGALSPGVSTSGVSSSQGEQSNPAQSPFSPHTSPHMSSIQGPSPSPVGSPASTTTSRTGPVSPAGNQMPPRPSSVQSDGILHASMNQSATGQDRAFMRNPQMPSYGSPQPASSLSPRHSSGGQIHPGMGPYNHNNSLANYGPQGGQYGPQGYPRQQGYGGMPGTNYHGGPGMGGSMNPMAGQGGGGAYGGMPPGRMGPGQIGARPYSPAMSPNMGGVPTQVASGMCPPPGMNRKPQDPALAGMSHGPSNSIHRPSGYPNTAQGMMGAGSPYAPPMNSMQGMMNQAGPYAMGGNMANNSAGMVPSPEFGMEKLNQNQKINNKADGTPKTASKKKSNSSTTTNEKITRLYELGPEPERKMWVDRYLAFAEEKAMGLSNLPAVGRKPLDLFRLYVSVKEIGGLTQVNKNKKWRELATNLNVGTSSSAASSLKKQYIQCLYAFECKIERGEDPPPDIFTNDTKKNQAKVQPPSPAGSGSLQGPQTPQSTTSSMAEGGDLKPPTPASTPHSQMPPMPGGQYVKKSSVNVQDPFADGGDPAFPRRNMTQNSSYQPGMAGPPDIIGRMGYEPNKDPFSGMRKAGEQFMTPGQGPNIGMGEQYNRGHPGPMGMQMGQRQQYGPYDRRQEPGMDPDGTGPGAPQPNMMPTGSDPGMYSPNRPQQQQRPEMYSNQYVGQNAPPGGPYQNQQPGIYPQQQPNYPQKRPVDGSYGPPSKRHEGEMYPFSGPQQQDSQPVGAHPEMYNQYNAYPGSDRRPSGAQNQFPFGFGCDRGPNAVGSNTQSSIPPQIMGSSMTSVPDGPQGRIWQSRNDVNYPNFPNRQGPPGVPPQGPGYPSMNRSEDIVPSDQRMNHEGLWPDHVNQQQPSYRPGGSGPPMSRTPQSNYQSSQNHIPQVSSPTPMPRPIENRSSPSKSPYLHPGMKIQKAGPPVPASHIVQTPVQPPLIRRDVAFPPDSVEATRPILKPRCRLTSKEIGTPEAWRVMMSLKSGLLAESTWALDTINILLYDDNSISTFNLCQLPGFLELIVEYFRRCLIEIFGILKEYEVGDPGQQTLTNPDAVDTDMSDEEGPEAEQVDNVEEEEEEEEKNSHQTSRIQVKQEIDESTEDQDEKKECSSVKASRLSPPLHDSTVLQEKPKQASKFDKLPIKVVRKRDLFVINRTSKLGRRQTFDSGLIHWSVGGGDTTEHIQTHFESRMEPKRVSTNTEPKPFCFTDHSRTQMCVQHQQPEPQLSSDHLSAELKNVSKAIKSASIATAFAFDVTARPESVAEEALQGSTENKRVNDKFLLSNKLAEKSSCAKILEDEPHSKDETPLCTLSDWQDSLARRCICISNIVRSLSFIPGNDNEMSKHPGLLLILSRVVLLHHRHPERKQAPVTYEKEEEEDEGVSCEQDEWWWDCLEVLRENCLVTLANISGQLDLSIYPESICLPLLDGLLHWAVCPSAEATDPFPTLGLNGTLSPQRLVLETLSKLSVQDNNVDLILATPPFSRLEKLFSSVVRLVGERKVPVCREMAIVLLANLAQGDSMAVRAIAMQKGTVGNLLGFLEDSLAAKQFQQSQSSLLHLQGAHFEPTSVDMMRRAACALHALAKVEENQSEFMLYESRLLDVSVSPLLNSVVCHVICDVLFQIGQS